The Chloroflexus aggregans DSM 9485 genome segment TACAGCGTGAGCAAGTGGCCGTCGTGCCGGGTGATGCGTTTGGACCGAGCGGAGCCGGCTATGTACGGGCGTGTTATGCAACGGCGCTGAATAAAATTGAAGAGGCGCTCGAACGGATCGAGCGCTTTGTTCGACGGATTGGCTAATTGACGAACAGGATCGACAGCAAGCGAGGTACACGATGGCATCGCACGATCATGAAACAACCACCGAACTCCGCTGCTCGTTGACCGGGCGACCGCTGACACCAGACGAGGCGTATTGGGCACCGCCGTTGATCACGGCGCGTGACTTGATCACCACGTTTTTCAAAACACTGTTTACCAATCCGGCGGCGCTAGGGGCTATCTTTCTCAGCGAGTTACCGAACGTGCCTTATGCACCAGAAGCGCGGCCTTTACTGGCCCGGCGTCGTTCCATTGAACAAGCCAAATTGCTCGGCCTCCTGCTTCTGATTGCCGTGGTAGTCGTAGCGCTGGTCTTCTGGTTGGTGAGGTGAACGGTCGCGAATTTCAACCGGTCTCGACGACGGTAGGCGGTGAGCAACTGACTACCAGCCGACTGAGTGCCGGTCGGCGTTGGTTGCTCAGTGGTTTGGTCATCGGCTTGCTCGTTGCTATGACGACAACCGGGCGGGCTGTGTTAGCGACGGCCTTCTGGCTCATTGCGCCCGGCTACCTGATCGAACGCTATCTTCCCGGTGCGCGTCCGCATTGGTTGCTACGGATTGCGCTCTGGGTCGGGATTGGTTTGAGCATCCTACCGCTAGTTTACCTATGGACAACCGCCATCGGTGGAGCGGTAACGCCCTCTCTGCTAATCGGCGGTGCATTCCTGTTGGCGATAAGCACCGGCGTGGCCGCCTGGCATGATCTCGCAGCCGTACACGATCGACCATCGACCGCGACGTGGGTGTTGCTTACGGTACTCGTGATCACCGCCGGGTTGCGTGCTGTGCAGATCGCCGATCTCGCTTTTCCACCGTGGGTCGACTCGGTGCATCACGCCTTGATGATCCGGGTTGCAGCCGAGACAGGGCGAGTTCCGTGGACGCTGACCCCCTACTTGCCGGTAGTTGACATGCCGTATCACTGGGGGTATCACGTGTTGATAGCCGCAGCGTGGCAGCTTAGCGGTGGTGAATCACCCGATGTAATGCTTTGGAGTGGCCAATTCCTCAACTGGTTGCAGAGTGTGACGGCGGCAGCGTTGGCCTTGCTGTATTGGCGACGACCGGTGGCGGCGAGTGTCGCTGCCGTTATCGTTGGCTGCATTTCGTGGATGCCGGCTTACTACGTATCGTGGGGTCGTTATACCCAACTAAGCGGGTTACTGTTGTTGGTCGGGTTGGCAATCAGTTGGCACTATTGGCTACATACCGGCGACAGACGCGAGCGGATCGGCTGGCTGGCCCTGATCATTCTCACGGCTACCGGTCTCAGTCTCGTGCATATGCGAGTCTTTGTGTTCGGCGGGGCGCTGATTGCCGCGGAGAGTCTCGTGTGGTGCATGCGTCAATCACGGCGCACCATCAGCATCTACGCGGGTCTCGCCGGGCTGGTCGGGGTTGGTGTTGCGCTCCTGGCAGCACCGTGGTGGTGGTTAATCCTCCGGCGCATCTTATTACCGGCAGCAGTCGGCGAGCAGAGTTTAACCACCGGCGGTTCGTATGCCCGACTCAGCTACGACTTGATGTGGATTGGCCCGAACGAGTGGTTGGTCGCATTGGCGTTGCTCGGCGCACTGCTCGGCGTTGCTCGGCGGCAACGGGCGACTACCATCCTCACGTTGTGGGTAGGTGGTTTGGTGGTGCTGACCAATCCGTGGCTGATCAGCTTTGTGTTGCCATCGGTAGGTGTGATTGTATTGATTGGCAGTGTTGTGCAGCGCCGTTGGCGTTGGGCTGGGATTGGGCTGCTCTTGCTGGCGATTAACCCGGCGACAGTACATCTGCCCTTTCTCTGGCTACTCCCGGTTGACATTGCTGCGATCAGTCTTTTTTTACCCCTCAGCAGCCTGATCGGCGGTGGGGCCACATTGATCTGGCCGTCCCGACGCTGGTTGCAGATCGGTGGTGCTTGTGCTTTGATCGGGGTTGCCCTGTGGGGTGCGCAGCAGCAACGCAACATCGTGAATCCGATCACCGTGTTGGCTACTGCTGACGACCGCGTTGCTATGCGGTGGATCGGTGAACATACTCCTACAGATGCACGCTTTCTCATCAACGCAGCACCGTGGCTACCGACCATCGAGCGCGGCAACGATGGTGGTTGGTGGATTACACCTCTCACCGGGCGGTGGACAAGTACGCCGCCGGTTCTGATCACCTACGGCGACCCAACCGCCTTGCGCGTAGCGCGTCAGCTCAGCCAGCAAGTGATTGCGATTGGCAACGGGCAACCGATTGATCTGGTTCAACTGGTCACCGATGCTCAGATCGACTACATCTACACTTCGCCGGCCGGCCCACTAACTCCGGCACAGATTGCCGGCCTGGGTTATGAGCCGGTATACACACAGGGTGGTGTTGTGATTTATCAGGTGCGAGCACGGTAGATCAGGTCAGGATCGACCACAACAGAGCCGGTGAGGTTAGACCATCACGAACGTAGCCCAAGTCGTTACCGTACTGAGCTGGACCCCATTATTGTCCGATGATCCACCACCAATCACGCCATCCGACCAGTACCATGACATAGAGTATCAACATCACGCTCAGCACCGTATCAAACCGTTGCCAGCGGCGTGGTCGCGGACGGACCAACCAGCTAGCTCCGGCAACAAAGATGAAAACGATCATACCACCGCCGGCCAGGTAGAGTCGGTAGAGAGGGATACTCGGATCAACCGGGCCGTGGGTCAAGCGCAGTACATGTTGCAAATCGGCAGCAATCGGTCCGGCGGGTGGGAAGGCCGGTGCGAGCGGTGCAATAATCGTAGCGAAGGGATTGAACGCGACTAGTGAGATCAGGGTAGGGTTAGGCACGGGATTGTTGGTGACGATCAGCGTCACTGCTCCGACCCATACGAGCAGTGAACCATAGATTGCCACCAAGGCCGGTGGCGTTTGCCGGACTAAGGCCATCCAACCGAGACTATAAGCACCACTAAGCAAGCCGCTTGTGAGGATCACGGCAAAGGCCCAGCCAATTTCAGGCCAGCTAAGGCTCCCAAACAGCGGTAAGATGCTAAAAAAGGGTAGTGTGATCAGCACAATCAGGAGCATACCTCCCCACACAGCCAGCAAACGGGCAAACAAACGGGCAGGCGGTAACGCCGGTTGCAGGCCGGTCGGTGGTGACGTACTCGCGGCTATCAGTGGGGTTGTGACTATCACCCAACCTTGTAACGCCAGACAGAGACTCGTCGCAAATAACCGACCAATTTGCGCATGAGGAAGGGGAATAGCCTGCGGTGTTGCAACAATGACGTTGGTGAACCCCGACTGTTGGGCGATTAGCTGTGTGACTGCGATCATTGCCAGCATTGTGCCAACGATCAGCACTGCGATGCGTCGTCGCCGGATCAGGTAGTGCCATTCTTCGCGCAAGATGACGCTCATGGTATTTCTCCCTGAACCCCACCGACGGCAACCACACACCCAAGCCGATCGAGATTGCCGTTGATCCGAAGTCGTACTTCACCGGCTCGCAAATATGGGTTGGCCGCCGGGATGGTGAAGTTGGCCGGATTGGTCAACGGAATGCTATTCCATTCGTCGGTGACCCAATTGTAGACTTGAATAGTGATAGTATCCAAGGTGCCCGACGACTCAAGACGCACTTGAATGCTCGTAGCCTGTAGTGAGGAGAGTGCCGGTGGGAGGCGTAGGCGGAGATCGGCGGTGCCGCCGCTCAGTTGGATTCCTCGATCGTTGAGACAGCGTTTCGTCGTTGGATCGGTTACATCAAGACGCAACCAACCGGCGGGAAGATTAAGTTCGCCTTGACCGCTAATGGGTGGACGTAGCACCAACAGCGTTTCGCTGCGCTCAACCGTGAACTGTTCTCCGGCCAACGGATCACGATTGAGCCATGCTAACATAAACGGCCCCGGATCGAACCGGTTTGGGAGCATCGCGATGACCGCATCGATAAAGGAGCCACGGATACGAGCAATCTGTTCGGCATTGGGGCCGGTAAGCAAACCGTTATTCTGCAAGTCTTGTATGATCAATTGCCCAAGCGAATCACCGGTACTCGTTATCGGGAGACCGAGTGGCCAGCGCGCGACCGAACGCGCACCGGGGCGCAGGGTGCCGAAGAAGAGCAGATGATCACCGTAGACGAAATAGGTGTCGCGTAGGGTATACGGGCTATCGTTTTGCACATCAACCCGTAGCCGACCCTGATCGACCGTAAATATCGCCCGTACCGCCGGCGCCGGCAACAGCGCAGTTGCCCATAACCCTTGGGCTTGCCATGGTTCGAGCGTGACCGCCATCTGTGTGGTCAATTGTGGCAGACTCCCTTCGAACCCGTTCGACCGTTCGAGACGACCCACCACTCCTGAGAGCGGGCGAATCAGTGTTGGGTAGGCAAACTCGACGTTCTCTATGCGGGGCATTGCCGACAGCATCACTATTGCCGTCTGGGCTTGAGCCTGTGCTGGATCGAGAACTTCGATCCACGTCAAACGGATGGCGGCCTGGGTGGGGGAGGCATTCGTAATTGCCCACCACACGCCCACTGTGCTGCTTATCACAGCAAACAATGCCAAGATGGTTGCCGATACCATCTTACGTCGCCACCAACCGATCATGAGAATGCCGGTAAGTGCTAAAGCGTACCACGTCAGCGCGGTCAGCGCTTGCGCGAAGGCTGGCAGGTCAAGCGTCGGTAGCTCGCTCAGCACCGGCAGAAGACGTTGTTCCTGGACGGTAGTAATCTGCGCAGCCGTGCCAAGAGCGGTTGGTAGCAACAAAGCCGGTTGCGCTAACGTACTCCAAAATGGTTCACGACCGGGCCAATCGGCCAATTGTTCGGGAGCGAAGGCCAATTGAGTAACACGCCCACGCCCTACCGGATACTCGATCCATGGCGGTGCGTTGGGATCACCGATTGCTTGCGCACCGACTACCGGCGCCAACTTCAAGCCGATCAACCGTGTTGTTAGCTCCAACTTGCCGTACTCGGCGATTGGTTGGTTGTCAATGACCGTTACCCCTTCGATCTGAGCAGCTTGTAACGCAGGTGGCAATGCTGCCAGCAGATCCACGGCGTTCACCCCACCGCCTACGATAAGGTGACCGCCGTTGGCAACCCATGCCAGCAAAGCAGTTTGTTGACTTGCCGTCAGTGGCTTGCTCAATGCAAACAGCGCTAATACGCTCAGATTACTCAAGCCAAGTGGATGATCGGGCAGATCGTCGACGATCAAACTATCGGTAGCAAATAGATCGCTATTCACCGGTGAAGGCCCGATCACAGCCCGCATCCGTTCGGCCGGTCGCAAGAGGAGCAAGATGTCTTGTTGGGCGACAACTCCGGTATTGGTGGAAAGAATAACGGTAACTGCGCGCAGCGGTCGGGCAATAAACACATACAGCCAGACGACCTGCTCGGTATCGGCGGCGATACGGAATGTGCGTACATACTGTATCGGCTCATCGATGAGTGAAGCGGTTAACGTGACCGTCACCGTAGGGCCTTGATTACGCAGCGTCGCGCGGATAGGTAGCCATTCGCCAACCACGTATTGACCGCCAAAAGGGGTGAATACTTCCAACTCAATTTGGGCTTGGGCTAAGGTTTGTGCGGGCGCACCGATCTGTACGACCAACAAGACGATTGAGCAGCACAGCAGGAGAGCGAAACGCAACCGGCGTACAATCATAACAGAATGAACCTTGCACGTTAAGGGTGGCGATACCTAAATTATACGAGAAGTGTTGAATGCTATCGGCGTCATGATTTGCCCGCAGTTGTACAATATCCTGTTTTCCCCATCGGGCGTTTGGTCACACCGATGCATCAAGCATGTGCTATGATCAACGCAAAACGTCAACCGGAGTAGCGTGCAAGATTATGACGAACGAAAGCCCTATCAGTGAACGAGAGCGTGAAATCTTGCGCCTCGTCGCTACCGGTGCTACCAATCAGCAGATCGCAGTTGCTTTAAATATTAGTGTCAATACGGTCAAGGTGCATCTGCGGAATATCTTTGCCAAGATCGGCGTTGAGTCGCGAACTGAGGCCACGGTGTATGCTATTCGGACCGGGATTGTCACCGTTGGCGAGACAGAAACCGTGATCAACGATGAGACGTTGGCTCCCGGAGAGAAGCCGGTCACCACCGAGCCGGTATTTGCGCCAACCCCTGTAGAACCTGAACCGCTCATCACTGCGCCATCGGCGGACGAGGCGTCGTCTGTGCGTGCCGAAGGAGCAGAGCCGGTCGCCACCGAGCCGGTATTTGCGCCAACCCCTGTAGAACCTGAACCGCTCATCACTGCGCCATCGGCGACTGAGGCTTCACCTGTGCTTGCCGAACCGGTTCCATCCCCGCTACCGGCACCTGAATTGACCCCATCTGCTCAACCACAATCTCAGGCTGTGCGCAAATGGCTTTGGCCGGTTGGATTGGTGGTTGTGCTCATCATAGCTGTCATCTTTTTCGTGAATACGCGCTTAGTGGCTAATCCACCATTACCCGTCGTCCCGACCACATCTGGTCTTATCGATTCCACCCAACGTTGGTTTATTCGCCAGCCGCTCGGCGAGCCGCGCGATCATTTTGCGCTTGCCGGTTACGATCTTGAGCGACGACTCTATGTTATTGGTGGCATGCGCAACAACACCGTCGTTGCCACCGTCGATCGCTACGATCCCGATACCAATCGCTGGGTAACCCTCACCGATAAGCCAACCGCAGTGAGCTATGCCCGCGCCATCACCCTCCGTGGTCAAATCTTTGTGCCCGGTGGTGAAGACGAGCGCGGGACGGTCAGTGACCGGCTTGAGATTTACGATCCGCGTGAACAGCGTTGGTACAGCGGTGCTCCCTTACCCGCACCGCGGAGCCGCTACGCCCTGGTTGCGTGGGAAGGTCAATTGTACCTCATCGGCGGGTGGGATGGCACGACGATTCGGGCTGAAGTCTTTATCTACGATCCGGTGCTCGACCGTTGGGAGACGGGGCCGCCGTTACCACAGCCACGGCAACAGGCCGGTGTAACCATTGCCAATGGGCGACTATACCTGATCGGCGGTGAAGGTGACAACGGCCCGTTGCGCGAGAGCGCATGGCTCGAACCACCGAACAGTCCGAGTCGGCGTTGGATGATCATTGCCCCTTTGCCGCAGCCGATCGCGCGCCCGGCAGTGATTGGTCTTTCAAACACCTTGTTAGTCTTCGATAGCGAACGCCGCGAAAGTCTCTCGTATGACATCGCTGCCGATGCATGGAGTAAGGTGCCGTTGCCGGCAGACGCGCAAGTGTTTCCCGATGCCGTCTTGCTCGGTTCAAACGTCTATTTCGTCGGCGATAGCCGCGCACAAGGCACATTGAGCGAGTATCGCGCCTTATACGTCATCTTCATCCCCGGCCAGTAGGACGGGAAGGGTAGACCCTGATCCACTGCTCGCCTAACCGATCCCAGTCATACCGCCGGGCCTGTGCGACCGCTGCTGCCGCCATAGCCATGCGCCGTACTGGGTCGGCGAGCAATTCATTGATGGCTATGGCCAGCGCTTGTGCGTCACCGGGACGCACGACCATCCCCGCCGCACCGAAGTCAAGCATCTCAGCCCGATCACCGACATCACCGGTGATGACCGGGACGCCTAGTGCCAGACTCTCGATCAGTTTGAGTGGTGAACGTGCGCGGGCGACGGCGTCATCGTAGACCGGATCAACACTCAGATCGGCGAGGGCCAGTAACCCGCGCACCGTTGCGTGTGGCACGTGTCCGGTGAAGATGACGCGATCGCGCCACGGTTGGCGCGCAACATTCGCTTGCACGGCAGCCAAATCCTCACCACCACCAATAATGAGTAGACGTGCCGTAGGATGGTGCAACACTACCTGCGCGAATGCCGCTATCAAGAGATCAACAGGATGGTTGTGCAGGGCAATCGTTCCAACGTAAGCGATGACCGGTCCTTTGTCGAGGCCCAGCGCGTGCGCAAGCGCTGTGCGGATTGTGTCCGGTGGCACGGTGAATTGCGCGATTGCTACCCCGTTGGGAACGATCACGCATGGTTTGCCGGGTTGTCCCAGTTGTGCGGCAAGATAGTGCGTATTGACAGTAATACCGACAGCAAGGCGCGGCAGCAGCCATTGCCAGAAGGCAAACATCGCCCGCTGCCAACCGGCGGTCAGGCGATTGGCAGTCACTTCATCGTCGTCACAATCAACAAAAAAGGATTTTCGGCGCAACAGGCATACCGCAATAAGTGCCGCCATACCATTAATCGGCTGCGGTTTGCCCAGATGGTAGTAATCTGCCGGCGAACAGAGTACTCCCCAGATCAGGCCTAACGTCGAACGGATCACCACCCACAGCAAGGCGAGTGGACTGAAACGCACTGTCGTGTTGCCGGTTTTGCGGGCATGCATCTGACCCACATACCAGACTTCGACCCCATCGGCGACGAAGCGACGTGGGTGACAGGTAGCGAAATCGGGATGCAAGGCCAACAGACGCACCTGCCACCCACGCCGAACCAGACCGCGCGCGATATTGAAATACCGCCGGCCCGACGGTCGGTCGATACCCATTGGGAGGAGAAACACGATCCGCACGTTAGGTTGTTCCTTTCAACTCACGCGCGAGATTGGCGATAATCTGAACCAACCGCGGCCACGACTCGGCTCGTTCGGCAGCCGCTGTTTGTAGATTCGCCGTAAAGCGTGGCCCCAAATCCTCGTGAAAATAGCGAATAATCGCCTTTGCCAGCGCATGAGCATCTTGCGGCGGCACAATCAAGCCGTTCACCCCATCTTGCACAACCTCAAGCAACCCACCGACATGCGTGGTGATGACCGGTTTGGTCGCACCGAACGCTAACTGTACTACACCGCTCTGAGTTGCGGAAATATAAGGTAAAACTACGACATCAGCCGCGGCAAAGATCGTCGGAAGCTCTTCATTTGCCACGTAACGATTCTCGAAGGTAATATACGGAGCAACATCAAACTCTTCGGCATAGCGCTGATAGTAGGCCGGTGATCCCCATATTTCACCAACGACCACCAGATGTACATCAAGATGTTTGCGTACTTCGGCCAGGGCTTGGATTAAATATTCAAGACCTTTATATGGTCGCACAAAGCCAAAAAAGAGCAACACCCGTCGTTGCTCGGGGATGCCCCATTGTGTGCGCAAGTATGTAATGGTTGCCGTCGGTGTCTCGGTCAAGATAGGTTCGTATGTTGGAAGAAAGGCCTTGACGATCCGGACATCCGGTGCCAATGCTCGTGCCCGATAGTAATCGGGATCGCTATGGACAATAAGCGCATCGGCACGCCGCAAGACGGTGGATGTCAAGCGACGGTCGATTATACCACCGCCATCGTGGGGTAAGACGTTGTGGCAAATGATAGCAATGTTCGTGGGCGGTGGGCGTTTGAGCAGACTGGAAATCACCGTAAGACTCGGCGTCCAGTACGGAACCCACCATTGCAGCAACAGCAGATCGGGCCGGTCGGCCCGCACGCGCCGCACTAACTGCCACCACGTCAGCGGGTTCATCGGATCGAGCACATACTCACACGCCACCCGCAACGGGTTCGCGCTCGGATCACGGTCACTCCGACCGGGAAAGAGCCATGATGGATACTGACGAGTAAAGGAATAGAAGAAGGTGGTGTGACCGGCTGAACGCAAGTGGCGTACCAGCAACGTCGTATACTGTGCAATCCCACCACGAAAAGGGTACGTCGGACCAACAACTGCAAGACGCACTAGCGGATTCTCCAAATACTCACGCCATCTTGGCGATAGATAAGCTCATACAACGGTGTGGCGTCAATTTGCGCCGGATCGAGATATTCGCCGGGCGGATTAGCCGCCGGGCCATTGTACAGATACGCAAAACCAAGTGAGCGGAGCGCTGCTGCCGCTTCTGCACTCCCAATGGGAAACTGTTGTACGGCCTGATGCTGCTCGCGAATGATCTGCAACATGTTTGGTGGATCGATTGCCTCAAAACCGACGGCCATCGGCAGCAGATTAGTTCGTCGTCCGGTCAGCAAGGTCAACCACCAGCCCCCATCGCTACCGGCGTAAACATAGCCACCGTAGGCTGCAAACCCGTTAACGAAAACCGCTGCATCTGGTGGGAGATGATCGCGAATCCATGCTGCGGCTTTCAGATCGGCAGGGGTGGCAAGTTGGTAGGCCGGATCGAGGATCGTCGCCTGAAAATACGATCCCCACCCGACAATGAGGAGACCACTCCCCAGGTGGACGGCAACGAGTGCAGTTGCAGCGTGACGAGGCAGGGTGATCATCAGGCGTGCGATCAGCCTGAACAGCGCCACGATACCCGCACCGGCAGCCGGTGCAATCGCCATATACGCACCGATCAGGACGGTAAATGAAGTAATCAAACCCTGTCCGTTCAAGCCGATCAATTGCGGGTTAGCGGCCACCCATGCGAAACCGGCCCAGAGCGCGAGCACAATCCCACCGAGCTGTCGTCGCCAGAGCAGACTACCCAAGCCCAACGCGGCCAAAGGGAAGAGACCATGCTGAAATGCTGCCCCGACGGTTTCGGGTGAAAAAGGATTACTGGCTTCACTATTGTTGAGGACGAGGTTCGTAGCCAGTCGCGTGATCTGCCCCTCTCGTACTCGCCAGAGCCAAGGTAATGCTAGCAGCAGTGCGCCGATAGCACCGATGGCTCCTACCGTCAGGAAGCGGATCAATGATCGACGTTCGATTGGCCAAGCCGTCACGAGCACCGTTACCGTGTAGGCCACCAGCAAGCAGATCGCAAGGATCGCTACCCGGTAATGACTGACCGCCAGGCCGGCACCGGTGATTATTGCCAGGACCAACTGGTGCGCTAACTGTCTCCATGACCGTTGTAGGTGCAATGCACCATCGATCACCGTCAGCCAAGCCATCGCCGCCGCCGGTAGTACCGTCTGACCGGCTAACTGTGTGTAGCGTCCCCAATTGACGTAATAAGCCGGGTACACACTCACAAAGCCCACGATCACAGCCGCCCACAAACCGGTCAGACGTGAATTGGTAAGACGAGTGGACAGCAAATACATCAGCGGGACTGCCAAACCATTCATCACCTGTCCCGTCCAGATCACCGCTTGGGTTGCCGGGATACCGGCGAGCCAATGCCACCAGGCACCCATCGCGTGGAACGCATAGTGATAGGTGAAGGTGACGGCAGGAGCATAAGGTTCCCATGATCGGAACAGGCCGCCGTGGTCGATGAGGAGCTGGGTGATCACCGTATGATGATACGAATCGCCGTAAAACCCAAGCGGTACATCACGTACAAGAAACAAGCGTACCGCACAGGCTGCACCGGTTAGAAAGATCAACACCCATCCGATCAGATGGTGGCGTGGTTGAATTGGTAGAGCAGCTTGTCGCCAATTGCCTGAAGCGGGAGCGGTTCGGCGTATCGCCGATGTCTGCGGCCACAAGGCCAGTACCGCACAGCCACCGATAACCAACCAGGCAGACAGTCCATTCCAGCGCCAGCCGATAGGTTCACTAAACAGGAGAATGAGAGGAAGGACCGCGCAACTCAGACTTGCCGAGTATGCCAGGCGTTCAAACCCATGCAACGGGCTAGGGTGGAGCCAACGTAAGAGGGCTAACCCCGGTAGGGTAAACAGCATCCCGCCGCTGATTACGACCAATGGCGTGCTGAAGAATGACCACGGTAGCCACCAAAGCAATCCCGGTACGGCTATGCTGATCATTGCCGCCAGCCAAATTGCTGCCAGCCAGATCGTTGTGCGCGAGGAAGTGAGTTTGCCGGCAATCATGACAACCGCGTTCGATGACCAACGTCCACACACTGCAAGCCCGTTTATTGTAGCACGCCTACGTGTTCGTCGATCAACACGGTGCAACGCTCGATTTACGCATTAAACTGTGACCAGAAGAGCCGCTCGTATTCGCGTGCAGCCTGATCAACTTTTTCTTTCGACATCAGGTTCATCCGCACGAGGAGTTGACCGATACTTAACCGTTTGCCTTGCATATCAAGCCTAATCTGCTCGGCCAAGACATCTTCCAATTGGGCTACGGTAATGTAACCTTTCTCCACGAGATACTCACCCAACACCTGCGGTGCAGTGCGTGCTCGACTGCGCTCTTGTTGTTGGATGATCAAGGCCTTGGCCAGCTTTGCCGGAGTGATTAATCCGCGCTTCAAAAGTAACTGGCCCAGCCGTCGATCGGATTTCAGCAAACTTGTCCGTCGTTGCTCAGACAACGCTTCGTGTAGTTCAGCTTCACTAATCGCACCAATCGAGACCAAAATATCGCCGATCAGTCGTGGTTTGGGCGGTTCGTGGAAATAAGACGTTTTTACATCGCTCAGCAAGCGT includes the following:
- a CDS encoding glycosyltransferase family 4 protein, yielding MRIVFLLPMGIDRPSGRRYFNIARGLVRRGWQVRLLALHPDFATCHPRRFVADGVEVWYVGQMHARKTGNTTVRFSPLALLWVVIRSTLGLIWGVLCSPADYYHLGKPQPINGMAALIAVCLLRRKSFFVDCDDDEVTANRLTAGWQRAMFAFWQWLLPRLAVGITVNTHYLAAQLGQPGKPCVIVPNGVAIAQFTVPPDTIRTALAHALGLDKGPVIAYVGTIALHNHPVDLLIAAFAQVVLHHPTARLLIIGGGEDLAAVQANVARQPWRDRVIFTGHVPHATVRGLLALADLSVDPVYDDAVARARSPLKLIESLALGVPVITGDVGDRAEMLDFGAAGMVVRPGDAQALAIAINELLADPVRRMAMAAAAVAQARRYDWDRLGEQWIRVYPSRPTGRG
- a CDS encoding LuxR C-terminal-related transcriptional regulator, with product MTNESPISEREREILRLVATGATNQQIAVALNISVNTVKVHLRNIFAKIGVESRTEATVYAIRTGIVTVGETETVINDETLAPGEKPVTTEPVFAPTPVEPEPLITAPSADEASSVRAEGAEPVATEPVFAPTPVEPEPLITAPSATEASPVLAEPVPSPLPAPELTPSAQPQSQAVRKWLWPVGLVVVLIIAVIFFVNTRLVANPPLPVVPTTSGLIDSTQRWFIRQPLGEPRDHFALAGYDLERRLYVIGGMRNNTVVATVDRYDPDTNRWVTLTDKPTAVSYARAITLRGQIFVPGGEDERGTVSDRLEIYDPREQRWYSGAPLPAPRSRYALVAWEGQLYLIGGWDGTTIRAEVFIYDPVLDRWETGPPLPQPRQQAGVTIANGRLYLIGGEGDNGPLRESAWLEPPNSPSRRWMIIAPLPQPIARPAVIGLSNTLLVFDSERRESLSYDIAADAWSKVPLPADAQVFPDAVLLGSNVYFVGDSRAQGTLSEYRALYVIFIPGQ
- a CDS encoding DUF6541 family protein translates to MIAGKLTSSRTTIWLAAIWLAAMISIAVPGLLWWLPWSFFSTPLVVISGGMLFTLPGLALLRWLHPSPLHGFERLAYSASLSCAVLPLILLFSEPIGWRWNGLSAWLVIGGCAVLALWPQTSAIRRTAPASGNWRQAALPIQPRHHLIGWVLIFLTGAACAVRLFLVRDVPLGFYGDSYHHTVITQLLIDHGGLFRSWEPYAPAVTFTYHYAFHAMGAWWHWLAGIPATQAVIWTGQVMNGLAVPLMYLLSTRLTNSRLTGLWAAVIVGFVSVYPAYYVNWGRYTQLAGQTVLPAAAMAWLTVIDGALHLQRSWRQLAHQLVLAIITGAGLAVSHYRVAILAICLLVAYTVTVLVTAWPIERRSLIRFLTVGAIGAIGALLLALPWLWRVREGQITRLATNLVLNNSEASNPFSPETVGAAFQHGLFPLAALGLGSLLWRRQLGGIVLALWAGFAWVAANPQLIGLNGQGLITSFTVLIGAYMAIAPAAGAGIVALFRLIARLMITLPRHAATALVAVHLGSGLLIVGWGSYFQATILDPAYQLATPADLKAAAWIRDHLPPDAAVFVNGFAAYGGYVYAGSDGGWWLTLLTGRRTNLLPMAVGFEAIDPPNMLQIIREQHQAVQQFPIGSAEAAAALRSLGFAYLYNGPAANPPGEYLDPAQIDATPLYELIYRQDGVSIWRIR
- a CDS encoding glycosyltransferase; translation: MENPLVRLAVVGPTYPFRGGIAQYTTLLVRHLRSAGHTTFFYSFTRQYPSWLFPGRSDRDPSANPLRVACEYVLDPMNPLTWWQLVRRVRADRPDLLLLQWWVPYWTPSLTVISSLLKRPPPTNIAIICHNVLPHDGGGIIDRRLTSTVLRRADALIVHSDPDYYRARALAPDVRIVKAFLPTYEPILTETPTATITYLRTQWGIPEQRRVLLFFGFVRPYKGLEYLIQALAEVRKHLDVHLVVVGEIWGSPAYYQRYAEEFDVAPYITFENRYVANEELPTIFAAADVVVLPYISATQSGVVQLAFGATKPVITTHVGGLLEVVQDGVNGLIVPPQDAHALAKAIIRYFHEDLGPRFTANLQTAAAERAESWPRLVQIIANLARELKGTT